A part of Entelurus aequoreus isolate RoL-2023_Sb linkage group LG10, RoL_Eaeq_v1.1, whole genome shotgun sequence genomic DNA contains:
- the dusp6 gene encoding dual specificity protein phosphatase 6 codes for MLDKLKPLAQFEPAMALSRTASWLREQLDARRDSLLVVDCRRQDVFESSHVPGAVNVAIPGLLLRRLKKGNLPVTALLSDGPDRERFVRRCRSATVVLYDEHSRDWNENLDGGSVLGLLLRRMKDDGYKAFYLEGGFSKFQSDFPNLCETNLDPSKCSPPTAQVLGLGGLRISSDSSDIESDADPSSATDSDGSPLSNPQPSFPVEILPHLYLGCAKDSTNLDVLEEYGIKYILNVTPNLPNLFENAGQFKYKQIPISDHWSQNLSQFFPEAISFIDEARGQKCGVLVHCLAGISRSVTVTVAYLMQKLRLSMNEAYDIVKMKKSNISPNFNFMGQLLDFERTLGLKSPCDNRLAPPLYFTTPTNHNVFQLDPLEST; via the exons ATGCTGGACAAGCTGAAGCCTCTGGCCCAGTTCGAGCCGGCGATGGCGCTCAGCAGGACGGCCAGCTGGCTCCGGGAGCAGCTGGACGCGCGCCGGGACTCCCTGCTGGTGGTGGACTGCCGCCGCCAGGACGTGTTCGAGTCCTCGCACGTCCCGGGTGCCGTCAACGTGGCCATCCCCGGACTGCTGCTGCGCCGCCTCAAGAAGGGCAACCTGCCCGTCACGGCGCTGCTCTCCGACGGGCCCGACCGGGAGCGCTTCGTCCGCCGCTGCAGGAGCGCCACCGTCGTCCTGTACGACGAGCACAGCCGCGACTGGAACGAGAACCTGGACGGAGGCTCCGTGCTGGGGCTGCTCCTCCGCCGGATGAAGGACGACGGCTACAAGGCCTTCTACCTGGAGG GCGGCTTCAGTAAATTCCAGTCGGACTTTCCCAACCTGTGCGAGACCAACCTGGACCCTTCCAAGTGCAGCCCCCCCACAGCTCAGGTACTGGGCCTGGGCGGCCTCCGGATCAGCTCGGACTCGTCGGACATCGAGTCCGACGCGGATCCGAGCAGCGCCACCGACTCGGACGGCAGCCCGCTGTCCAACCCGCAGCCGTCCTTCCCCGTGGAGATCCTGCCCCACCTCTACCTGGGCTGCGCCAAGGACTCCACCAACCTGGACGTGCTGGAGGAGTACGGCATCAAGTACATCCTCAACGTCACGCCCAACCTGCCCAACCTCTTCGAGAACGCCGGCCAGTTCAAGTACAAGCAGATCCCCATCTCCGACCACTGGAGCCAGAACCTGTCGCAGTTCTTCCCCGAGGCCATCAGCTTCATCG ATGAAGCCCGGGGTCAGAAGTGCGGCGTCCTGGTGCACTGCCTGGCGGGCATCAGCCGCTCGGTGACGGTGACGGTGGCGTACCTGATGCAGAAGCTGCGGCTGTCCATGAACGAGGCCTACGACATCGTCAAGATGAAGAAGTCCAACATCTCGCCCAACTTCAACTTCATGGGTCAGCTGCTGGACTTTGAGCGCACGCTGGGCCTCAAGAGTCCCTGCGACAACCGCCTGGCCCCGCCCCTCTACTTCACCACGCCCACCAACCACAACGTCTTCCAGCTGGACCCCCTGGAGTCCACGTGA